One genomic window of Gossypium hirsutum isolate 1008001.06 chromosome D11, Gossypium_hirsutum_v2.1, whole genome shotgun sequence includes the following:
- the LOC107924643 gene encoding uncharacterized protein, whose translation MGCFLACFGSSKDRKNRKQRHKVQHRSQRNAGYIAQSTVSLEQSSLETPIKPVEEVRDGKAEEQLGSGSGSGSSTRKKVTFDANIKTYEHVLVDESNDFELHDEEEGGKKGKVKEENLAKPRESQASSESSSSSYPPNHRYQNCRESDDEEEDEFDYDEESDLGDDEDDIEDYVGVDDGALQSSDRSIHGLGRVTEEEESNPIGSVRGVGDGNVLKPVENLAQWKAVKAKGSTPLKPQKENLSLEQEEPRLSSSFHRSSKEHSFSFSEEVSVDASLSNWLSSREATPVKKSSTFNACTPERSVSPASVSMKMSPEDRPILGALTLEEINKFSASSLTSRRSPSRSPTPDEMPIIGTVGTYWNHESTTTKDSNSGASFKGIPNTTSKYREDKKVNWHSTPFEKRLERALNRGSEA comes from the exons ATGGGTTGTTTTCTTGCATGTTTTGGTTCTTCCAAAGATCGTAAGAATCGAAAACAGAGGCACAAGGTCCAACATCGATCGCAA AGAAATGCTGGTTACATTGCTCAATCTACAGTTTCTTTGGAACAGAGCAGCTTGGAAACGCCTATCAAGCCGGTGGAAGAAGTTCG AGATGGTAAGGCAGAGGAGCAGCTGGGTTCGGGTTCAGGTTCGGGTTCAAGTACTCGAAAGAAAGTAACTTTTGACGCTAATATTAAGACCTATGAACATGTTTTGGTTGATGAAAGTAACGATTTTGAATTGCATGATGAAGAAGAAGGGGGAAAGAAAGGGAAGGTGAAAGAAGAGAATTTGGCTAAACCGAGGGAGTCCCAAGCTTCCTCTGAGTCTAGCTCAAGTTCTTACCCTCCTAATCATAGGTATCAGAACTGTAGAGAAAGTGACGATGAAGAAGAGGACGAATTCGACTATGATGAAGAAAGTGATTTAGGTGATGACGAGGATGATATTGAAGATTATGTTGGTGTCGATGACGGAGCTCTCCAATCAAGTGATAGGAGCATTCATGGCCTTGGAAGGGTCACTGAGGAGGAAGAATCAAATCCAATCGGTTCGGTTCGAGGAGTTGGGGACGGTAATGTTCTGAAGCCTGTTGAAAATCTAGCTCAATGGAAAGCTGTGAAAGCCAAAGGGTCAACACCATTGAAGCCACAAAAGGAGAATCTCAGCTTGGAGCAAGAAGAGCCCCGGCTTTCGTCTAGCTTCCACCGTAGTTCCAAGGAACATTCGTTCAGTTTCAGTGAAGAAGTATCAGTTGATGCCAGTCTTTCCAACTGGTTGTCTTCAAGAGAAGCCACACCGGTCAAAAAAAGTAGCACTTTCAATGCGTGTACACCTGAGAGAAGCGTCTCACCAGCATCGGTTTCGATGAAGATGAGCCCTGAAGATAGGCCTATTTTGGGTGCATTAACACTTGAAGAGATCAACAAGTTTTCAGCATCATCTTTAACTAGTAGGAGGTCTCCAAGTAGAAGTCCAACTCCAGATGAGATGCCCATAATTGGAACTGTTGGAACCTATTGGAATCATGAGAGCACCACCACCAAGGACTCTAACTCAGGTGCTTCTTTCAAAGGAATACCGAACACTACCAGCAAGTACAGAGAG GATAAGAAAGTGAATTGGCATTCTACACCATTTGAGAAAAGGTTGGAGAGAGCTTTGAATAGAGGTTCTGAGGCATAA